One window of Felis catus isolate Fca126 chromosome D4, F.catus_Fca126_mat1.0, whole genome shotgun sequence genomic DNA carries:
- the DOLPP1 gene encoding dolichyldiphosphatase 1 isoform X3: MAADGQCSLPASWRPVTLTHVEYPTGDLSGHLLAYLSLSPVFVIVGFVTLIIFKRELHTISFLGGLALNEGVNWLIKHVIQEPRPCGGPHEAVGTKYGMPSSHSQFMWFFSVYSFLFLYLRMHQTNNARFLDLLWRHVLSLGLLTAAFLVSYSRPISEFFLIRDTSLIPNVLWFEYTVTRAEARNRQRKLGTKLQ; encoded by the exons ATGGCAGCGGACGGACAGTGCTCGCTCCCCGCTTCATGGCGGCCGGTGACCCTCACCCACGTCGAATATCCTACAG gtgatCTCTCTGGCCACCTCCTTGCCTACCTGAGCCTCAGCCCTGTATTTGTCATTGTTGGTTTTGTGACCCTCATCATATTCAAGCGGGAACTGCACACG ATCTCATTCCTCGGGGGCCTGGCCCTGAACGAGGGGGTCAACTGGCTGATCAAACACGTCATCCAGGAGCCACGGCCCTGTGGAG GCCCCCACGAGGCAGTGGGCACCAAGTACGGGATGCCCTCCAGCCATTCCCAGTTCATGTGGTTCTTCTCCGtctattccttccttttcctgtatTTAAG AATGCACCAAACAAACAACGCCAGGTTCCTGGACTTGCTGTGGAGGCACGTGCTCTCCCTGGGTCTTCTCACCGCGGCCTTTCTAGTCTCCTATAGCAG GCCTATCTCTGAGTTCTTCCTCATCCGAGACACGAGCCTCATTCCCAACGTACTCTGGTTTGAGTACACGGTAACCCGGGCAGAAGCCAG GAACAGACAACGTAAGCTGGGGACCAAACTGCAGTGA
- the DOLPP1 gene encoding dolichyldiphosphatase 1 isoform X1: MAADGQCSLPASWRPVTLTHVEYPTGDLSGHLLAYLSLSPVFVIVGFVTLIIFKRELHTISFLGGLALNEGVNWLIKHVIQEPRPCGGPHEAVGTKYGMPSSHSQFMWFFSVYSFLFLYLRMHQTNNARFLDLLWRHVLSLGLLTAAFLVSYSRVYLLYHTWSQVLYGGVAGSLMAIAWFVFTQEVLTPLFPRIAAWPISEFFLIRDTSLIPNVLWFEYTVTRAEARNRQRKLGTKLQ; this comes from the exons ATGGCAGCGGACGGACAGTGCTCGCTCCCCGCTTCATGGCGGCCGGTGACCCTCACCCACGTCGAATATCCTACAG gtgatCTCTCTGGCCACCTCCTTGCCTACCTGAGCCTCAGCCCTGTATTTGTCATTGTTGGTTTTGTGACCCTCATCATATTCAAGCGGGAACTGCACACG ATCTCATTCCTCGGGGGCCTGGCCCTGAACGAGGGGGTCAACTGGCTGATCAAACACGTCATCCAGGAGCCACGGCCCTGTGGAG GCCCCCACGAGGCAGTGGGCACCAAGTACGGGATGCCCTCCAGCCATTCCCAGTTCATGTGGTTCTTCTCCGtctattccttccttttcctgtatTTAAG AATGCACCAAACAAACAACGCCAGGTTCCTGGACTTGCTGTGGAGGCACGTGCTCTCCCTGGGTCTTCTCACCGCGGCCTTTCTAGTCTCCTATAGCAG GGTCTACCTGCTGTATCACACCTGGAGCCAGGTGCTCTATGGGGGCGTTGCTGGGAGCCTCATGGCCATCGCCTGGTTCGTCTTCACCCAGGAGGTCCTCACCCCGCTGTTCCCTAGGATAGCAGCCTG GCCTATCTCTGAGTTCTTCCTCATCCGAGACACGAGCCTCATTCCCAACGTACTCTGGTTTGAGTACACGGTAACCCGGGCAGAAGCCAG GAACAGACAACGTAAGCTGGGGACCAAACTGCAGTGA
- the DOLPP1 gene encoding dolichyldiphosphatase 1 isoform X2: MPFDPRVATQRPVSDGDLSGHLLAYLSLSPVFVIVGFVTLIIFKRELHTISFLGGLALNEGVNWLIKHVIQEPRPCGGPHEAVGTKYGMPSSHSQFMWFFSVYSFLFLYLRMHQTNNARFLDLLWRHVLSLGLLTAAFLVSYSRVYLLYHTWSQVLYGGVAGSLMAIAWFVFTQEVLTPLFPRIAAWPISEFFLIRDTSLIPNVLWFEYTVTRAEARNRQRKLGTKLQ; this comes from the exons ATGCCCTTTGACCCCAGAGTAGCCACGCAGCGTCCAGTCTCTGATG gtgatCTCTCTGGCCACCTCCTTGCCTACCTGAGCCTCAGCCCTGTATTTGTCATTGTTGGTTTTGTGACCCTCATCATATTCAAGCGGGAACTGCACACG ATCTCATTCCTCGGGGGCCTGGCCCTGAACGAGGGGGTCAACTGGCTGATCAAACACGTCATCCAGGAGCCACGGCCCTGTGGAG GCCCCCACGAGGCAGTGGGCACCAAGTACGGGATGCCCTCCAGCCATTCCCAGTTCATGTGGTTCTTCTCCGtctattccttccttttcctgtatTTAAG AATGCACCAAACAAACAACGCCAGGTTCCTGGACTTGCTGTGGAGGCACGTGCTCTCCCTGGGTCTTCTCACCGCGGCCTTTCTAGTCTCCTATAGCAG GGTCTACCTGCTGTATCACACCTGGAGCCAGGTGCTCTATGGGGGCGTTGCTGGGAGCCTCATGGCCATCGCCTGGTTCGTCTTCACCCAGGAGGTCCTCACCCCGCTGTTCCCTAGGATAGCAGCCTG GCCTATCTCTGAGTTCTTCCTCATCCGAGACACGAGCCTCATTCCCAACGTACTCTGGTTTGAGTACACGGTAACCCGGGCAGAAGCCAG GAACAGACAACGTAAGCTGGGGACCAAACTGCAGTGA
- the CRAT gene encoding carnitine O-acetyltransferase isoform X2, whose translation MEDGQQKEKVKPLGLLKPSSLVKVSGRFKAHQDSLPRLPVPALQQSLDRYLKALQPIVSEEEWTQTKQLVEEFQTAGGVGERLQKGLERRARKMENWLSEWWLKTAYLQYRQPLVIYSSPGVALPKQDFVDLQGQLRFAAKFIEGVLDFKTMIDSETLPVEYLGGKPLCMNQYYQILSSCRVPGPKQDSVISFSKTKKPPMHITVVHNYQFFELDVYHSDGTPLTSDQIFVQLEKIWNSSLQTNKEPVGILTSNHRNSWAKAYSTLIKDKVNRESVRSIQKSIFTMCLDAPMPRVSEDVYRRHVAGQMLHGGGGKLNSGNRWFDKTLQFIVAEDGSCGLVYEHAAAEGPPIIALVDHVIEFTKKPELVRSPMVPLPMPKKLRFNITPEIKSDIEKAKQNLSIMIQDLDIMVMVFHHFGKDFPKSEKLSPDAFIQMALQLAYYRIYKQACATYESASLRMFHLGRTDTIRSASVDSLTFVKAMDDSNVSEHQKVDLLRKAVQAHRAYTDQAIRGEAFDRHLLGLKLQAIEDLVSMPDIFMDTSYAIAMHFNLSTSQVPAKTDCVMFFGPVVPDGYGVCYNPMETHINFSVSAYNSCAETNAARLAHYLEKALLDMRALLQHHPRAKL comes from the exons ATGGAGGAcgggcagcagaaagagaag GTAAAGCCCCTGGGCCTGCTCAAGCCCTCCTCCTTGGTGAAGGTTTCCGGCCGCTTCAAGGCACACCAGGATTCGCTGCCCCGGCTGCCCGTGCCTGCGCTCCAGCAGTCCCTGGACCGTTACCTCAAGGCGCTGCAGCCCATCGTGAGCGAGGAGGAGTGGACCCAGACCAAGCAGCTGGTGGAAGAGTTTCAGACCGCGGGGGGCGTCGGGGAGCGTCTGCAGAAAGGGCTGGAGCGCAGGGCCAGGAAGATGGAGAACTGG CTGTCCGAGTGGTGGCTCAAAACAGCCTACCTCCAGTACCGCCAGCCCCTGGTCATCTACTCCAGCCCTGGTGTAGCACTGCCCAAGCAGGACTTTGTGGACCTGCAGGGACAGCTCCG GTTTGCTGCCAAATTCATCGAGGGCGTGTTGGATTTCAAAACCATGATTGACAG CGAGACCCTGCCCGTGGAGTACCTGGGGGGTAAGCCGCTGTGCATGAACCAGTACTATCAGATCCTGTCCTCCTGCCGCGTGCCGGGCCCCAAGCAGGACTCGGTCATCAGCTTCAGCAAGACCAAGAAGCCGCCCATGCACATCACCGTGGTGCACAACTACCAA TTTTTTGAGCTGGACGTGTACCACAGCGATGGGACACCCCTGACGTCAGATCAGATCTTCGTGCAGCTGGAGAAGATCTGGAACTCCTCGCTGCAAACCAACAAAGAGCCCGTGGGCATCCTCACCTCCAACCACCGCAACTCCTGGGCCAAGGCCTACAGCACCCTCATCAAAG ACAAGGTGAACCGGGAGTCGGTCCGCTCCATCCAGAAGAGCATCTTCACCATGTGCCTGGACGCACCCATGCCCCGCGTCTCGGAGGATGTGTACCGCCGTCACGTGGCCGGCCAGATGCTGCACGGGGGTGGTGGCAAACTGAACAGTGGCAATCGTTGGTTCGACAAGACGCTGCAG TTCATCGTGGCGGAAGATGGCTCCTGCGGGCTTGTTTACGAGCATGCAGCAGCGGAGGGACCCCCCATCATTGCCCTCGTGGACCATGTCATTGAGTTCAC GAAGAAACCCGAGCTTGTGCGGTCCCCCATGGTGCCCCTGCCCATGCCCAAGAAGCTGCGGTTCAACAtcacccctgagatcaagagcgaCATTGAAAAGGCCAAGCAGAATCTCAGCAT catgATCCAGGACCTGGACATCATGGTGATGGTGTTCCACCATTTTGGGAAAGACTTCCCCAAGTCGGAGAAGCTGAGCCCGGACGCCTTCATCCAGATGGCACTACAGCTGGCCTACTACAG GATCTACAAGCAGGCGTGTGCCACGTACGAAAGCGCCTCCCTGCGCATGTTCCACCTGGGCCGCACCGACACCATCCGCTCGGCCTCCGTGGACTCGCTGACCTTCGTCAAGGCCATGGATGACTCCAACGTGTCG GAGCACCAGAAGGTGGACCTACTGCGGAAGGCCGTGCAAGCCCACCGAGCCTACACGGACCAG GCTATCCGCGGGGAGGCCTTTGACCGGCACCTGCTGGGCCTGAAGCTGCAGGCCATTGAGGACCTGGTGAGCATGCCCGACATCTTCATGGACACCTCCTACGCCATCGCTATGCATTTCAACCTCTCCACCAGCCAG GTCCCTGCCAAGACCGACTGCGTCATGTTCTTTGGGCCCGTGGTCCCGGATGGCTATGGCGTTTGCTATAACCCCATGGAGACTCACATCAACTTCTCCGTGTCGGCCTATAACAGCTGTGCCGAGACCAACGCGGCCCGTCTGGCGCACTACCTGGAGAAGGCTCTCCTGGACATGCGCGCTCTGCTCCAGCACCACCCTCGGGCCAAGCTGTGA
- the CRAT gene encoding carnitine O-acetyltransferase isoform X1 yields the protein MLAFAARTVVKPLGLLKPSSLVKVSGRFKAHQDSLPRLPVPALQQSLDRYLKALQPIVSEEEWTQTKQLVEEFQTAGGVGERLQKGLERRARKMENWLSEWWLKTAYLQYRQPLVIYSSPGVALPKQDFVDLQGQLRFAAKFIEGVLDFKTMIDSETLPVEYLGGKPLCMNQYYQILSSCRVPGPKQDSVISFSKTKKPPMHITVVHNYQFFELDVYHSDGTPLTSDQIFVQLEKIWNSSLQTNKEPVGILTSNHRNSWAKAYSTLIKDKVNRESVRSIQKSIFTMCLDAPMPRVSEDVYRRHVAGQMLHGGGGKLNSGNRWFDKTLQFIVAEDGSCGLVYEHAAAEGPPIIALVDHVIEFTKKPELVRSPMVPLPMPKKLRFNITPEIKSDIEKAKQNLSIMIQDLDIMVMVFHHFGKDFPKSEKLSPDAFIQMALQLAYYRIYKQACATYESASLRMFHLGRTDTIRSASVDSLTFVKAMDDSNVSEHQKVDLLRKAVQAHRAYTDQAIRGEAFDRHLLGLKLQAIEDLVSMPDIFMDTSYAIAMHFNLSTSQVPAKTDCVMFFGPVVPDGYGVCYNPMETHINFSVSAYNSCAETNAARLAHYLEKALLDMRALLQHHPRAKL from the exons ATGTTGGCTTTCGCGGCCAGGACCGTG GTAAAGCCCCTGGGCCTGCTCAAGCCCTCCTCCTTGGTGAAGGTTTCCGGCCGCTTCAAGGCACACCAGGATTCGCTGCCCCGGCTGCCCGTGCCTGCGCTCCAGCAGTCCCTGGACCGTTACCTCAAGGCGCTGCAGCCCATCGTGAGCGAGGAGGAGTGGACCCAGACCAAGCAGCTGGTGGAAGAGTTTCAGACCGCGGGGGGCGTCGGGGAGCGTCTGCAGAAAGGGCTGGAGCGCAGGGCCAGGAAGATGGAGAACTGG CTGTCCGAGTGGTGGCTCAAAACAGCCTACCTCCAGTACCGCCAGCCCCTGGTCATCTACTCCAGCCCTGGTGTAGCACTGCCCAAGCAGGACTTTGTGGACCTGCAGGGACAGCTCCG GTTTGCTGCCAAATTCATCGAGGGCGTGTTGGATTTCAAAACCATGATTGACAG CGAGACCCTGCCCGTGGAGTACCTGGGGGGTAAGCCGCTGTGCATGAACCAGTACTATCAGATCCTGTCCTCCTGCCGCGTGCCGGGCCCCAAGCAGGACTCGGTCATCAGCTTCAGCAAGACCAAGAAGCCGCCCATGCACATCACCGTGGTGCACAACTACCAA TTTTTTGAGCTGGACGTGTACCACAGCGATGGGACACCCCTGACGTCAGATCAGATCTTCGTGCAGCTGGAGAAGATCTGGAACTCCTCGCTGCAAACCAACAAAGAGCCCGTGGGCATCCTCACCTCCAACCACCGCAACTCCTGGGCCAAGGCCTACAGCACCCTCATCAAAG ACAAGGTGAACCGGGAGTCGGTCCGCTCCATCCAGAAGAGCATCTTCACCATGTGCCTGGACGCACCCATGCCCCGCGTCTCGGAGGATGTGTACCGCCGTCACGTGGCCGGCCAGATGCTGCACGGGGGTGGTGGCAAACTGAACAGTGGCAATCGTTGGTTCGACAAGACGCTGCAG TTCATCGTGGCGGAAGATGGCTCCTGCGGGCTTGTTTACGAGCATGCAGCAGCGGAGGGACCCCCCATCATTGCCCTCGTGGACCATGTCATTGAGTTCAC GAAGAAACCCGAGCTTGTGCGGTCCCCCATGGTGCCCCTGCCCATGCCCAAGAAGCTGCGGTTCAACAtcacccctgagatcaagagcgaCATTGAAAAGGCCAAGCAGAATCTCAGCAT catgATCCAGGACCTGGACATCATGGTGATGGTGTTCCACCATTTTGGGAAAGACTTCCCCAAGTCGGAGAAGCTGAGCCCGGACGCCTTCATCCAGATGGCACTACAGCTGGCCTACTACAG GATCTACAAGCAGGCGTGTGCCACGTACGAAAGCGCCTCCCTGCGCATGTTCCACCTGGGCCGCACCGACACCATCCGCTCGGCCTCCGTGGACTCGCTGACCTTCGTCAAGGCCATGGATGACTCCAACGTGTCG GAGCACCAGAAGGTGGACCTACTGCGGAAGGCCGTGCAAGCCCACCGAGCCTACACGGACCAG GCTATCCGCGGGGAGGCCTTTGACCGGCACCTGCTGGGCCTGAAGCTGCAGGCCATTGAGGACCTGGTGAGCATGCCCGACATCTTCATGGACACCTCCTACGCCATCGCTATGCATTTCAACCTCTCCACCAGCCAG GTCCCTGCCAAGACCGACTGCGTCATGTTCTTTGGGCCCGTGGTCCCGGATGGCTATGGCGTTTGCTATAACCCCATGGAGACTCACATCAACTTCTCCGTGTCGGCCTATAACAGCTGTGCCGAGACCAACGCGGCCCGTCTGGCGCACTACCTGGAGAAGGCTCTCCTGGACATGCGCGCTCTGCTCCAGCACCACCCTCGGGCCAAGCTGTGA